Genomic window (Campylobacter ureolyticus ACS-301-V-Sch3b):
TTTATTTTTACTAAGCGGTCTACACTCAATCGCTGAGATAACATCGCCTATTTGTGTTTGATTTGCTTCATCATGCACTAAATATTTTTTAAATCTTTTAACAAATTTTCTATATCTAGGATGCATAACTTTTCTCTCAACTAAAACAGTTGCAGTTTTATCTCCTGCTTTTTTAAGTACAACGCCTTGAATAACTCTTTTTGATGTTATCATTTATGCTCCCTTATTAACTGCTGTAATGGCAGTTTTAACTCTAGCAATATCTTTTTTAACCTCACGAATTTCATTAGGGTTTGTAAGTTGCATAGTTTTTAGCTTTCTTTTTAATTCAAAAAGCAACTTTTTTTTCTCTATTAGCATAGTGTTTAACTCAGCTACACTTTTATCTTTTATCTCAGTATAGTTCATTTTCACTCTCTCTTGTTACTATTTTTGATTTAAATGGCAACTTATGCATTGATAGAGTAAGTGCTGATCTTGAAAGCTTCTCACTTGGCCCTGCCATTTCAAATATGATTCTACCAGGTTTTATATTCATAACCCACTCTTCAACACCGCCTTTACCTTTACCCATACGAGTTTCTAAAGGTTTTTTAGTTAAAGGTTTATCAGGGAAAACACAAATCCAAATTTTAGCTTGTCTTTGCACATATCTTGTCATAGCAATACGAGCTGCTTCAATTTGGCGTGAGTTTATTCTACCTGCCTCAACAGCTTTTATACCAATGGTACCATAAGTAAGTTGAGTTCCTCTGGTAGCATAACCTCGGTTTCTGCCCTTCATCATTTTTCTATATTTAGTCTTTTTTGGCATTAACATAATTATCTACCTCTTCTTGTTCTTCTTGATCTTTTTGGTGCGTTTTCTTCTGTTTTTTCAGGCTCAAGTCCTTTATGTAAAACCTCACCTTTGAATATCCAAACTTTTACGCCGATATTTCCATAAGTAGTGTGAGCTTCTGCAAACCCATAATCTATCTTGGCTCTAAAAGTATGTAGTGGAACTCTACCTTCCAAATACCACTCTGTTCTTGCCATTTCAGCACCACCAAGTCTTCCAGATACTACAACTTTTATACCTTTTGCACCTGATTTTTGTGCATTTTGGATAACTTTTTTCAT
Coding sequences:
- the rplP gene encoding 50S ribosomal protein L16, with product MLMPKKTKYRKMMKGRNRGYATRGTQLTYGTIGIKAVEAGRINSRQIEAARIAMTRYVQRQAKIWICVFPDKPLTKKPLETRMGKGKGGVEEWVMNIKPGRIIFEMAGPSEKLSRSALTLSMHKLPFKSKIVTRESENELY
- the rpmC gene encoding 50S ribosomal protein L29; its protein translation is MNYTEIKDKSVAELNTMLIEKKKLLFELKRKLKTMQLTNPNEIREVKKDIARVKTAITAVNKGA
- the rpsQ gene encoding 30S ribosomal protein S17, which codes for MTSKRVIQGVVLKKAGDKTATVLVERKVMHPRYRKFVKRFKKYLVHDEANQTQIGDVISAIECRPLSKNKAFRLYKVVKKGVE